A window of Oryza glaberrima chromosome 2, OglaRS2, whole genome shotgun sequence genomic DNA:
TGAAGGCGCACAAGAGATGAATAGAGGCCATTATCATTGGCAATGAGCTCATCATGGGGTCCCAGCTCCTTAACCTCACCGGACTGCATGACAGCAATTATGTCAGCATTGCGGATAGTGGATAGGCGATGTGCAATCACAATAGTAGTCCGGCCCATAGATGCCAGGTCAAGGGCCTCCTGTACAACGCGCTCTGACTCAGTGTCCAATGCACTAGTGGCTTCATCAAGGAGGAGGATCTTGGGTGATTTCAGGATTGCTCTCGCAATAGCAATTCTCTGCTTCTGCCCCCCAGACATTTGGACACCACGCTCGCCCACCTGTTGTTTTTATTTCAAACTAGGTCATTACTAGGATAGGAATGCTGATATGATAAACGTGTTTGAAATGCTTAACAGTATGTGCAAATATTGACCTGAATacgttcttaaaaaaaacatgctcaGTTGATAAGTCCTATAGACACTACGAAAGCATAATTATGCTAAGGATATTGTTATCTTGTTTCAAGGGTGACATCAGTTTTGTTTTTCGAGAAAAAGTTGGCTCATCATTTGATTGTTAGACGTGATTATTCTTACCCTTTAGTACTAATCACAATCAAACATAAGCACTAACTGATGAGAGTGAACTTCATAAACTGTGGGTGTCGGTATCCCATCTGTTCCATGAAGATTTCTAAAATCTTTGTGCAGCATTTATAAATACTTTCCCAGAATACTGAGTTCAAATCATACCCTTATATGTAATAATACTCTGTTCCCTTGCCCACATCAAAAGCCTGGTTTTACAACTGATCGAAGCTCTGAGGCGCAGTGTTAAAAAATAGTCACCACTGCTTTAGGGGATGGGATAGGCACATCAGGTTATCTTGATTccttagtaattttttttcagtagTTGTACAGTTATGCTTGACATATTTTAAAAGGTTCAACTAGTATTCTGCATTTCTGCCGTACTGATATGGACCATCTTTCTTTCAGATTTATCTTCTAGGAAACAAGTTATGTTTCCtggcaaataaaaaagaagtcaaGAGGCAAAACTTCTATACAAATAGAAAGATGCAAGGTAATGGTTATCAAGTATCAACATGAAAGGGCCTTTTCCGTATTTGTACTGAGTGAGTATGAAAGGTCTAGTTTGGTCCTCTAATATTAGATCTAAAATACTACACGTGTGTCAATGATCAGTGCGTACATGCTCTGAAAAAAGCTTGACGAACTAATAGTTACGATATTTATCATTGAATACTGTAGACGCACTAGCAGAATTTTACTATTTGTCATTTTGTAGCACTCTTTCCTATCATGTTCCTACGAGTGCTTGAACAATGAAAAATTAAAGTAAAGTTATCAAGTGCCTTCCATTATTATTGTCGAACTCACAGCATTACAGATATTAGGTGGTAGGTATCTGATGGAGAGGATATTTTTTAGTGGCCTGTCAGGTCATCTTGTTAACAGGTTTGCCCACATCAAAATCTAATGTTAAGTGCCCCACAGCAGGTTTGCACAAAGTAGAAATTGCTAGTGCTGCGGGTCCAACCATGAATAAACCTTTCATGTTTCAAGGTTTACATGCATGCCACCTAAGGATCCATATCATTACAGTGATTTTCCATTATTAGCCAAAAAAGAGAGATACTCTTTTACCATTATAAGTTTTGGTTATTTTGAATGATTCGCATTGGCAGCAAAGGGACAAATCAAAACTATAACGTGAGaatcattttaattttccataGGTAAAACTGCCTTTTGAATGCGCTCATGTCACACGCACATGGGCAATTTGTTCTGTGAAGGTCTAATATATTGCTGTCAAAATCGTTAGAGCATGATAGGTCCTGGGTGAAATCCTATTTCTGGGAAAGTTGGAGCACCATAAAATTGTTGACTGGGAATCCCTTTTCTGGTTTCTAGATTTGCAAAAAGCCTCTAGCTGTTTACCTTCAGTGTCCACCGACCATGGAGTCACACCCTGAGTGGTGGGCCAATGGTTCCTTGCCTTTTTCACTTGTGCTCATTGTGTTTTAAGGTTGCTAGTTTTGTTGCCATGGTTACGGTTGCTATAAGTGTTTCTTGTTCTTCAGGTTTTTTGTCTGGTTTTCCCAAATTAACCGTTCACTGCATGGTTTGGCCTCATTCTCTCCTTAAAATGAGAAACCTTATTCTTTAATATAACACCGGCAAATTCGCTGTGATCTTTCGAAAACAAAACTTGGACTAATCGCTCTACGACTCCTATGTCCCACCATCAGCAATTTCCCAGAGCAGATGCTTTCAATTTTGATACTGCCATCACTAGAAATGAATCTCGATGGAATGGTCTTTATAGCAGCCTTAGAGGTAGTGCTGCAGCTGTACGTTATATGGAAATATGGCCATCTACATCATGGAGGATAAGTTGAGTCGTGATCATGTTGGAAGTGAGCTAGAGAAACCAGGCATTAAGCAATTGAGGTTATGAGCGTGGATCGCTTTTGTCTACGTCCACATGCGGAAGCAGTAGGTCCCACTATAGAGTGTATAACCACAGATTTTTTGTCTAAGGGATATATTCAGTTCTATGTCCTGATTCTTTTTGCAAGTCATGTATGGAAGGTATCTACTAGATCATTCATTCAATATTGAGAATGAAATTATTTCTCATccaattttggatggatggtGGACTGGCAGGTCTGCTGGAGAGGAACTATGCTGAAGCAGCGGCAAGGAAAGCTGCACCTCAAGGTGACTACCTGTTCATCCCAGGCAATGTGTAACAATTTAGGTGTTTCTGTGACAGCCCAGAGTTAttttttgtgttcttttttgttCTGCTGTGGTTATTCATGCAATGTATACGATCTTATGATGTGATTATCAGATGCACCGAGTTTAAGCCTTTAgcttgtttgttttatttgttctcACTTTCAGGACTGCCATAGTCTTCAGCGCCTGATTGGGGGTATGTATTTTCACTCTTCAGGTGTCCATAATTTTTACTGCTTTACTGAAAACATCTTGTAGTGAACTCCTTGTTCCATGATCTTTTCATTGCTCTTAGTTCCTGATTAGGTTGTATCATACCAGAAATATGAAGtatgattaattatatatgtttgttcCCTAATAGTCCTGGGATACTTAGATAATTTAGAGTGCTCAAAAGTACCCTTCCCTAATGTAAGCCTTCAGCTCAACCTATTCACCGAGACATGTACATAATGGATTCCTATACTATTTTAACCATGTGAAGCACTTTCAagctattgattttttttaattgattgCTGTCCTTTCCTGTATAATGTCATACCATAATTATATGGTTTTCTTGTTACTTCCagggttttttttgggttttttttttatttcagtaGGGATAACATTAAGGTCTTGTTTGGATTTAAGCCAAAACTTTTTTGGGGTTTGctaccaatttttttaaggTTTACTTTTTGGGGTTTGGTACCAATTTTTGTTTGTGCCAAAACTTGCTAAGGTAAAAActggcttcaaaccaaacaagccataACATAATTTAGGCGTGTCATTATTTTGGGGAACAAAAGGCAGACAGCTCTCTGAATCTCAGATTGCATcagtgccttttttttttctttttaattttcttctctTGAGCGCACAAGCAGGCAGGAGTGCAGGACCGTGTCCTCTGCCAGTGACGTGGCGCCTGCAAATTATAGCTAGCCAGCACTAATAACAGATGGATGGAgtaatgtgtgtgtgtgattatGTGTTGCTTCCAAACAAAGTATATACTACACTAGAAACAAAAGGTGTTGCTTCCAAAAACAGCTTTTACTCCTTGCTATCAggcttgaaaataaattaataatactccctccgtatctaCCTTTATCCTAAGTCAATTTTTAGAAATTCGTGTAGTTTAACAACATGTAAATTGTATATTACAAAAGTGATGGccaaaaatacaaatatttaatttaggATAAAGCTAAAATGACTGATCatttaaacggagggagtattagaatGGTGTCCCAAAGCCACaagcaacctttttttttaaagactaGTTGCCACCTAATCTTGTCTGATCAGTTGGGGTACAACTTATTTGGCTAGATTATGTTCGAAATATTCTACTATTCTAGTCCTGCTGTCACATTATGAACCTACGACTAAACTACTAACTCCTATAGACGTTTCAAAATGTTGGGTATTTGCACATGGATCACAGAAACTCTAAGAAACAGTTCATGCACTCACTCACTCATGTACCTGGAGTTTGTCCCCTGGATTCCCTTGACTTTCATGTGTGTGAATTTCATGATCATAGTTTTATAGCACTGTGCTGGCTGGGGTCATGTTTCCCATACATATGTGATATGTTGAGGATGTGTCTTTTCACTGAATCAGATAGCACTTCCCAACTGTAGTTCAGTTTTTTTATTGTCTAAGGAAAAAGATGCATATATAGCATGCATGCAAGTTACTTACTCCAATTGCAATTTATCCATttattggttaaaaaaaaattggattcaTGACATGCATGCAAGTTACTCTAGTTGCAATTcagccattttttttatttaaaaacaaatGAGAATAGGATGCATCACATGCATGCAAGTTACTGCTAGCTTATGGTCATGATAGCAACAGAAATCTTTGAAAAGAAACCTGGACATTGACTTGCAAAGATAAGAAACTTTGTGCTGAAATGACTGCATATTTGCATATATGCCAAATTGGCTTAGTGGAAGTAGTTGTATTACCAGTGGAGAGATTGATGCTAATTCTGAGATAATTTTACCTGTGTGTCGTAGCCCTGAGGCAGCTGGGAGATGAAGTTGTGTGCGTTGGccgccttggcggcggcgaccacctcctccgccgtggCGTCCTCCTTTCCGAACAGGATGTTCTCCCTGATGCTGGTGGCGAACAGCGCCGGCTCCTGGCTCACCAGCCCCATCTGCGCTCGCAGCCACTTTAGCCGGAGCCGCCGGATGTCCACGCCGTCGACCGTCACCTCGCCGGCCGACGGGTCGTAGAACCGCTCCAGCAGCGCGATCACCGTCGACTTGCCGGACCCGCTGCCGCCGACCAGCGCCACGGTGCGCCCCGCCGGCACGCGGAGGTTGAAGCTGACGAAGATGGGGCTCTCTGGCCGCGACGGGTAGCAGAACTCCACGTTCCGGAACTCCACCTCGCCGGTGACGTTGGCCAGCTCCTCACCGGTGTCGCTCTCGGAGTCGATCTTCGGCACCCGCCGGATCACCTCCAGgatcctctccgccgccgagctcgcctccGAGAAGTACTTCACGTTGGACAGCCCCGACCCCAGCGCTCTGCAATCCCATGCAAAAGGTACGTCAATGGCGTCTCGCCACCGTCAAGAATTATGAACAATGGATCAAAGTCACCGTTGATGCTTTTTACGCACAGGCCACCGACGACaatggcggcggagacggcgaagACGGTGCCGCCCTGGTATCCATGGTACATGACGAGGCGGCTGCCGTACCAGACGTTGAAGGCCCAGATGGCGAAGGTGATGCCGTTGCTGCCGACGGCGATGCCCTTGGCGAGCCCCTGCTTGAGCCCGAGCCGCGCCGACTCCTCGAGCGCTGCCGAGAACTGAGCCATGGTGGTCCGCTCCGCCACGAACGAGTACACCGTGCGCGCCGACGACACGGCCTgctcggcgatggcgccggGGCGGGTGTACTGCTCCCTGATCCGGCGGGCGAGGCCTACGAGGATGCGGCCGTACATGAACCCCGGGATGATGAGCAGCACCACCGACGGCAGCGCCACCAGCGTCAGCCGCCACAGCagcgcgaacccgacggcgtaGCTGCCGGCGAACATGGCGGCGTTCATGACGAAGTTGGGCACCTTCTCGCTCAGCACGTCCTGCACCACGAGGCTGTCGTTGGACACGCTGGTGATCACCTCCGCCGTCGACCCCTTCTTCAGGTCGAAGTACTCCACGTCTTGCCGGAGCACCGCCCGAAGGTACCGTGCCCGCATCCGCGACGCCTGCCGCTCCGCCGTCCTCGCCCAGCAATACCCCTCTGCTCACACACACGAcacccctcgccggcggcgtcagctcgccgtcgccgcagcatTGGCATGCAACAGGTAAATTGATCATAAATGCAAGCTCACCTAGGAACGCCATCACCCAAGAGGCGGCGGCCAAGAAGACGAGGTTCCTGGCGTTCTGATGAATTCGACATCATTTCAAATTTCAACGGCAAATTCAATTTCAATTTAATTCAATTCAATCATCATTTCAGTTCAGGATCGAGCTGGGCGGCGAGGAGCTACAAGGTACGTACCACGTTGACCTTGGAGCTGAACTCCTTGACGATGTCGGCGCCACTGCCGAGGTCGTTGAAGATGCGGCTGGTGATGAGCAGCATCACCGGCGTCGAGATGCCGTCGCCCATGGCGCCCAGAAGCCCAAGCACCATCAGCGCCACGTCCGCCGCGTCCGCGTGCATGAACACTGTCATGAACGACGAGAACACCGGCCTCGCCTTCGCCTTGCcggcgcggccgtcgccgcctcccatggccgtcgccggcgagttCTCAGCTATAGCTTGGTAGCTATCTAGCTCAATTTGCTGCCTCCAAGTGTGACAGCTAGTTGTAATTGAGTTGGTATAGCTTTGgcctcttcttttatttttttcaggcCGTTTAGATGGTAACCTCTCTGACTTGAGAGAGTTAGAGAGgccttgtatatatatagtactccaGTTTAGTTGCCATGCCAGCAGTTGCATGCACTAGTAAGCAACTAGTCACTCGGTTTCATATTACAACTCGTTTTAACTAAGTTAAGTCgttttaactaagtttatagaaaaaacatagtcgtatttttaataaaaaaaatatattatcaaaacatatttaatgtttggtttaattaattaacattggTGTTTttgatgttactaattttttttataaacttagttgaACTTAAAATAAATTGGTTAGGAAAAAGTTAAAGCGACTTGTAATATAGAACGGAGGAGGTAGCTATTGGTCAAGGGGATGTGCATCCATGTTTGGTAGGTAGCCGTGGTGGCTTTGGTGTGTCATTCTCTATCTTTTCCACACACACACTTCAAATTTGCTGGCTTTTTAGAAGAACAATGATAATGTTTCGCTTTTATTTTGCTCATGGTAAAAAGATTGTGTTTCGCTTTTCGAGGGGCAAAAATTAAGTCTAATTGATGCTAGTGATTAATAAGATCGTGATCGCGAGGAGGATTGAGATGTCTCGATGGACATAATAGAATCTTAGGTTCAAGGAAGTTACACTCTTTAATAAAGACTTCGCTTGCAAAGATGTAGGCCAAATGAAAGAGACTTAAGCATGCTTGTTGATATAATACTAGTTTATTTTGAGAATTAGGATTTAATTTGATGCACTAAACCTAGAGTAAAAACCATAAGATGACCCAAATCTGTGCCAATATATTTCTAGTTGGTTCATAATTAATCAACGGAATTTGTATGCAGTTTTTCTCTTAAAATGCCTATAGGAGTTAGGCGTCATGCCACACCACACTACTGAAACTGAATTGGTGCCGGTTGGAAACCGGCTATAGATGTCGGATATCCTAACCGATACCCAGTAGACGACACCTTTGGCTTCAGTCATCGATCCCGCCGGCATCTTTTACTtacaaaggtgtcggttttgaATACATAACCAACACCTATACTGTCATATAGGTGTCAGTTCTTAAATTGATTGGCGCATGGACAGCTTTACATGTGACTTTTACAGTTGACAGTTCGTAAATACAACTGGCACCTATAAGAAGCATATATGTGCCATTTGTACACCGGGCAGGACACGTGACAAGGGTTATAGGTGTCTGTTTGTAagtaaaaccagcacctatatatgttagcaagaaaaaaaataaaaatgataggaCCTACCAATTTCACATACAAATCACACAATAACATAAATTCACGTCACTTCAAACATACAACCACATTCACATTCAAccaaactatatatattcaattccACATCCACAACCCTCAtcccatccccccccccccccccccacccacacacacacataaaaaTTTGTAAATTCCTAAGTCTAAAAATTCGAAGTCCAAAATTCAAACTCGTACGGTTATTTGATCATTGAAAGTTGATCTGATAACGAAGTATATCATGCCGCCTAAAGGTCGACCACATATTTGATTATCTTATCACCCATTCAAATTTATCATTCTTAATCCGTCGCCTACAAATAACAATAAAACCATCAATTAGGAGTTTGTCTTCACGGTAGATGGTTTTACCATAGTACTATAGCAGGGCATggcacaaattaattaagataataaaaaattaatgaccAAGCCTAAATCGACATGTGCTATAACATTCCACGCACACATATATTAAGCCTAACAAATTTCTCCATCAGGATCTATCTATTCTTCAACCCTGTCTCAATCAGCTAGAAACAGGAGTACCATacaaaatgaaaaaactaaaccTGATTCAACAACAGAAATTAATGAATCATCAGTTAACTACCACCACTCTgtataaaaaccaaatttttttaatgcatATGTTTGAAGACTAATCACTGCTCCTAAACAGGAGACGGCAAGGTTGACTTGGGGATGAAATATGTATAGGATGTGAATATCTTTTTGGAAGGCCCAAGGCCTAATGCGTCACTAGTGACGACTGTGCTGCGCTGTAGTGCTTGGCCTCGTTTCCTTGGGGCGTGAAGAGAAGTAATGCGAGGATAAGAAGGTAGACGCAGCTGTACACAGACAGCTGCATGCATTCTCATCTAGCTAGCCGAGGCAAATTGAGATCCATGACGCTGACCTCGCCATTAAAGATAATATATATCACGGGGTTCATCTCACAATTCATCTGTTGATATGAACTAATTACTTTTTACTAATTAGCATAGCTAGTCGTCTGTCCGCGCGTTGCACGGGCTATTATCATTTATtcactccgtcccataatataaggggttttgagtttttacttacactgtttgaccactcatcttattaaaaaaaatgtgcaaatataaaaaacaacaagttgtgcttaaaatattttggataataaagtaagtcaaaaaaataaataataattccaaaattttttgaataagatgagtggtcaaacaatgtaaacaaaaactcaaaatcccttatattatgggacggagggagtatattataactattagattttattaaattttaacatATATTGAGTAtgtattgttttattttttttcttaagatatATGTAAAGTCTATTTTAAAGATCTAACggaaaattatttattttatctatagtTCAAAAAATCAGAATCAGTGAACacacaataatatatataattcatcctACTAATGATTTTATCTCTTCATATTTATTAAACTAATAAtttgaaaattcagaattaataaGTATCCATTTGTACTAATACAATGTAGGAGTATTGATTTAGCAATTTTCTTAATTTCATTTAGATattcaaaattaataaatacatagTTATACTCGGTTTATacctataattatattttttccaTAATTGAATAGG
This region includes:
- the LOC127763444 gene encoding putative multidrug resistance protein, with translation MQLLAWQLNWSTIYIQGLSNSLKSERLPSKRPEKNKRRGQSYTNSITTSCHTWRQQIELDSYQAIAENSPATAMGGGDGRAGKAKARPVFSSFMTVFMHADAADVALMVLGLLGAMGDGISTPVMLLITSRIFNDLGSGADIVKEFSSKVNVNARNLVFLAAASWVMAFLEGYCWARTAERQASRMRARYLRAVLRQDVEYFDLKKGSTAEVITSVSNDSLVVQDVLSEKVPNFVMNAAMFAGSYAVGFALLWRLTLVALPSVVLLIIPGFMYGRILVGLARRIREQYTRPGAIAEQAVSSARTVYSFVAERTTMAQFSAALEESARLGLKQGLAKGIAVGSNGITFAIWAFNVWYGSRLVMYHGYQGGTVFAVSAAIVVGGLALGSGLSNVKYFSEASSAAERILEVIRRVPKIDSESDTGEELANVTGEVEFRNVEFCYPSRPESPIFVSFNLRVPAGRTVALVGGSGSGKSTVIALLERFYDPSAGEVTVDGVDIRRLRLKWLRAQMGLVSQEPALFATSIRENILFGKEDATAEEVVAAAKAANAHNFISQLPQGYDTQVGERGVQMSGGQKQRIAIARAILKSPKILLLDEATSALDTESERVVQEALDLASMGRTTIVIAHRLSTIRNADIIAVMQSGEVKELGPHDELIANDNGLYSSLVRLQQTRDSNEIDEIGVTGSTSAVGQSSSHSMSRRFSAASRSSSARSLGDARDDDNTEKPKFPVPSFRRLLMLNAPEWKQALMGSFSAVVFGGIQPAYAYAMGSMISVYFLTDHAEIKDKTRTYALIFVGLAVLSFLINIGQHYNFGAMGEYLTKRIREQMLAKILTFEIGWFDRDENSSGAICSQLAKDANVVRSLVGDRMALVIQTISAVLIACTMGLVIAWRLALVMIAVQPLIIVCFYARRVLLKSMSKKSIHAQAESSKLAAEAVSNLRTITAFSSQERILHLFEQSQDGPCKESIRQSWFAGLGLGTSMSLMTCTWALDFWYGGRLMAEHHISAKELFQTFMILVSTGRVIADAGSMTTDLAKGADAVASVFAVLDRETEIDPDNPQGYKPEKLKGEVDIRGVDFAYPSRPDVIIFKGFTLSIQPGKSTALVGQSGSGKSTIIGLIERFYDPIRGSVKIDGRDIKAYNLRALRRHIGLVSQEPTLFAGTIRENIVYGTETASEAEIEDAARSANAHDFISNLKDGYDTWCGERGVQLSGGQKQRIAIARAILKNPAILLLDEATSALDSQSEKVVQEALDRVMIGRTSVVVAHRLSTIQNCDLITVLEKGTVVEKGTHASLMAKGLSGTYFSLVNLQQGGNQQVQH